A region of Catenibacterium mitsuokai DNA encodes the following proteins:
- a CDS encoding amino acid ABC transporter ATP-binding protein, translating into MIQVDHITKKFGKLKAVDDVSLTLKKGEIVCLIGPSGSGKSTVLRCIDHLEKPEAGSIYIDGELLKEGTPEYTKLRGKMGFVFQHFNLFPNMTVLENLTLAPLKVMGMTEEEANAVAIKYLQKVGLEDKKDTYPNKLSGGQKQRVAIARSLCLNPEVMLFDEPTSALDPEMVIEVLEVMQDLAKQGMTMMVVTHEMGFARTVADRVVFLENGKIVEENDSETFFSHPESERAKDFLSKVMH; encoded by the coding sequence ATGATCCAGGTGGATCACATTACAAAAAAATTTGGTAAATTAAAAGCTGTAGATGATGTTTCTCTTACATTAAAGAAGGGTGAAATTGTCTGCCTTATTGGACCTTCAGGTAGTGGTAAAAGTACAGTATTAAGATGTATTGACCATTTAGAAAAGCCTGAGGCAGGTTCTATCTATATTGATGGTGAACTCTTAAAAGAAGGAACACCTGAATATACTAAACTTAGAGGAAAGATGGGATTTGTATTCCAGCATTTCAACTTATTCCCTAATATGACTGTATTAGAAAATCTTACTTTAGCACCATTAAAGGTTATGGGTATGACTGAAGAAGAAGCTAATGCTGTAGCTATCAAGTACTTGCAGAAAGTAGGTCTTGAAGATAAGAAGGATACTTATCCTAATAAATTATCTGGTGGTCAGAAACAGAGAGTGGCTATTGCAAGATCTCTTTGTCTAAATCCAGAAGTGATGTTATTTGATGAACCTACAAGTGCATTAGACCCAGAAATGGTTATCGAAGTATTAGAAGTTATGCAGGATCTTGCTAAACAGGGTATGACTATGATGGTTGTGACTCATGAAATGGGATTTGCTAGAACTGTTGCAGATCGTGTTGTATTCTTAGAAAACGGAAAAATCGTAGAAGAAAATGATTCAGAAACTTTCTTCTCTCATCCAGAAAGTGAAAGAGCGAAAGATTTCTTATCTAAGGTTATGCATTAA
- a CDS encoding amino acid ABC transporter permease: MKTIMDILTPSNIQFMIFTGAKYSLLLAIGALFFGVILGIIGAALKLSKHFVLRAIGNVYVEIFRGTPMLLQIMFLYLAVPTVVQSITGQRFQADPYVCGLIAMSLNSGAYQVELIRSGILGVDKGQWEACETIGLNYVQTMRYVILPQAFKRIIPPLISEFITLIKDSSLIFTIGAVELLATASVIGANTFNYLVPLTATGAIYLVMTLCISAIARYVEGRLAVSD, from the coding sequence ATGAAAACAATTATGGATATTCTTACGCCGTCTAATATTCAATTCATGATTTTCACTGGTGCAAAGTATTCTCTATTACTTGCAATAGGGGCTTTGTTCTTTGGTGTTATTCTTGGAATTATTGGAGCGGCTTTAAAACTTTCTAAACATTTTGTATTAAGAGCAATCGGTAATGTTTATGTAGAAATCTTCCGTGGTACGCCGATGCTATTACAGATCATGTTCTTATACTTGGCAGTACCTACTGTTGTTCAGTCTATTACAGGACAAAGATTCCAGGCTGATCCATATGTATGTGGTTTAATTGCTATGAGTTTAAACAGTGGTGCTTATCAGGTAGAATTAATTAGATCTGGTATTTTAGGTGTTGATAAAGGTCAGTGGGAAGCATGTGAAACAATTGGGTTAAACTATGTTCAGACCATGCGTTATGTTATCTTACCACAGGCATTTAAACGTATTATTCCACCTCTAATTAGTGAATTTATTACATTAATTAAGGATTCATCACTTATTTTCACAATTGGTGCAGTAGAATTGCTTGCTACTGCAAGTGTTATTGGTGCCAATACATTTAACTATCTTGTACCTTTAACTGCAACAGGTGCTATTTATTTAGTAATGACACTTTGTATTTCAGCTATTGCAAGATATGTAGAAGGGAGATTAGCTGTCAGTGACTAA
- a CDS encoding aminotransferase class I/II-fold pyridoxal phosphate-dependent enzyme, which translates to MYLKEFDVETWMTNHEQNCQYNLADTCVSDMSIHELESLIQKDLMGDLMHMRMDYGPITGSDSLKDAILSLYKTGTRDNIAVAHGAINANEHVMDTLLNKGDHIIALTPSYEQFYSYPASLGCDYDLIELDEDNNWEPVIEDFKKLIKPETKMFILNSPNNPTGTVIRQSLMEELIELARSHSIYILVDEIYRGMNNTLCDSISDMYELGIATASLSKVYSFAGLRLGWIKGPKELIDEINFRRDYTIISTGPWNDYLATVVLENKDLILDRSRHIIAENKRILKEWLEKEDLVECVIPEDGTVCFLHYLFDMPSKEVCEKLQNDTGVFFVPGMAFNKEYHLRFGFTSDSKIIKEGLETFSSWIHSHIKEAD; encoded by the coding sequence GTGTATTTAAAGGAATTTGATGTAGAAACATGGATGACGAACCATGAACAAAATTGTCAATACAATTTAGCCGATACATGTGTATCAGATATGTCCATTCATGAATTAGAATCTCTGATTCAAAAAGATCTTATGGGAGATCTTATGCATATGCGTATGGATTATGGACCTATTACAGGCTCAGATTCTTTAAAGGATGCGATTCTTTCTTTATATAAGACAGGAACAAGAGATAATATTGCAGTCGCTCATGGGGCAATTAATGCCAATGAACATGTAATGGATACTTTACTCAATAAAGGAGACCATATCATTGCATTAACACCTTCCTATGAGCAGTTCTATTCTTATCCAGCATCTTTAGGATGTGATTATGACTTAATAGAACTTGATGAAGACAATAACTGGGAACCTGTCATAGAAGATTTTAAGAAGCTTATTAAGCCTGAAACAAAGATGTTTATATTAAATAGTCCTAATAATCCTACGGGTACTGTAATTAGACAATCTTTGATGGAAGAATTAATTGAGCTTGCAAGAAGTCATTCTATCTATATTCTTGTGGATGAAATCTATCGTGGTATGAATAATACTCTATGTGATAGTATTTCTGATATGTATGAATTAGGTATTGCGACAGCCTCTTTATCTAAAGTCTACTCTTTTGCAGGTCTTAGATTAGGCTGGATCAAGGGACCTAAAGAACTCATTGATGAAATCAATTTTAGAAGAGATTATACAATAATCTCTACGGGTCCATGGAATGATTATTTGGCTACTGTTGTATTAGAAAATAAGGATTTAATACTTGATAGAAGCAGACATATCATTGCTGAAAACAAGAGAATATTAAAAGAATGGCTTGAAAAAGAAGACCTTGTTGAATGTGTCATACCAGAAGATGGTACTGTATGTTTCTTACATTATTTATTTGATATGCCCTCAAAAGAAGTATGTGAGAAATTACAGAATGACACAGGTGTATTCTTTGTGCCAGGTATGGCATTTAATAAGGAATACCATTTACGCTTTGGTTTTACTTCAGATTCAAAAATAATCAAGGAAGGATTAGAAACATTTTCTTCCTGGATTCATTCGCATATTAAAGAAGCAGATTAA